One Punica granatum isolate Tunisia-2019 unplaced genomic scaffold, ASM765513v2 Contig00430, whole genome shotgun sequence genomic window carries:
- the LOC116190387 gene encoding alpha-1,3-arabinosyltransferase XAT3-like produces MKKISLTTGASILGLSIALLIFYVYDLSSVNFTRIQVLKRWAIRPRARSRPTVITCNRSDLWYDLCSINGPNLLEPTSSTLFLVDPTRYFGPPVSVRTRPYTRKSDLGAMKHVKELTLTSAQHHMNCAVMHTSPAVVFSAGGYTGNFFHDFNDGLLPLFITVNSFFGNHDFHLVVTDCSLWWPQKYKEVISRISSLPMIDMDRANRTHCFPSTIVGLIKHGPMTVEPARLARPITLRDFGSFLKDAYLGQGEDKAMQQSNHSQDTGSVRPRLVLLSRTRQVGRAVLNQKELMALAEQIGFNVTLFKPSHKTSLADAFRLIHASHAMLGVHGAGLMHSIFLRPGSVLVQVVPIATEWVSEMFFGNPARTLGLEYIEYRIQPSESSLADQFSIDDVVLNNPRAATKGDWSNMKLYLKTQNVKLDMVRFRACLEEAYVKAKRFMEENEGNENMDKLVSSSRKLIK; encoded by the exons ATGAAGAAGATAAGTTTGACAACAGGGGCATCCATTTTAGGGCTGAGCATAGCACTCTTGATCTTCTATGTATATGATCTCTCATCCGTAAATTTCACTCGGATTCAAG TGCTGAAACGTTGGGCCATTAGGCCCCGGGCAAGGTCGCGGCCCACCGTGATCACCTGCAACCGCTCCGACCTGTGGTACGATCTTTGCTCCATCAACGGCCCAAATTTGCTGGAGCCCACCTCCTCTACGCTCTTCCTAGTGGACCCCACACGCTACTTTGGGCCACCGGTTTCGGTTAGGACCCGCCCCTACACGCGCAAATCAGATTTAGGGGCTATGAAACATGTCAAAGAGCTAACTCTCACCTCAGCCCAACACCACATGAATTGTGCAGTCATGCACACCAGTCCGGCCGTAGTGTTTAGTGCCGGCGGTTATACCGGGAACTTCTTTCACGACTTCAACGACGGCCTCCTCCCCCTCTTCATCACCGTCAATTCGTTCTTCGGCAATCATGATTTTCACCTCGTGGTCACAGACTGCTCCCTCTGGTGGCCTCAGAAGTACAAGGAGGTGATTTCGCGAATCAGCAGCCTCCCGATGATTGACATGGACCGTGCTAATAGGACACATTGCTTCCCATCGACCATAGTGGGCCTGATCAAGCACGGGCCAATGACTGTGGAGCCCGCTCGACTGGCCCGCCCGATAACACTGCGGGACTTCGGTTCCTTCTTAAAGGATGCCTACTTAGGCCAAGGGGAAGATAAGGCCATGCAACAGTCCAACCATAGCCAAGACACCGGCTCGGTTCGGCCAAGACTCGTGCTACTGAGCCGGACAAGACAGGTAGGCCGAGCAGTGCTAAACCAGAAAGAGCTCATGGCATTAGCAGAACAAATTGGGTTCAATGTGACCCTGTTCAAGCCAAGCCATAAAACGTCTCTGGCGGATGCTTTCAGGCTGATCCATGCAAGCCATGCAATGCTGGGCGTACATGGGGCAGGGCTCATGCATTCCATATTCCTCCGTCCCGGGTCAGTGCTGGTGCAGGTGGTGCCGATCGCGACCGAGTGGGTATCCGAGATGTTCTTCGGGAATCCGGCCAGGACACTCGGATTGGAGTATATCGAGTACAGGATCCAGCCGAGCGAAAGCAGCCTAGCTGATCAGTTCAGCATCGACGATGTGGTGCTGAACAACCCGAGGGCCGCGACGAAGGGCGATTGGTCCAACATGAAACTGTACCTGAAAACCCAAAACGTGAAGCTGGACATGGTCAGGTTCAGGGCATGCTTGGaggaagcttatgtgaaggcAAAGAGATTCATGGAGGAGAATGAAGGTAACGAAAACATGGATAAATTGGTCTCAAGCTCCAGGAAGTTAATTAAGTAA
- the LOC116190386 gene encoding mitotic checkpoint protein BUB3.3-like, which yields MKGARLEFGSPISDAVSRIRFAPRTNNLLISSWDSCLRLYDVEGSALRLEAPSQAALLNCCFQGESVAFSAGSDCAIRRHDMHSGTQEIMGHHDDIATCVEHSDESSILITTGLDKMIIFWDPRLKRALVSKSLQVEVESISLAGFELMLAMGSSAYLYDLRNLDGPLQSKESKVDARIRCISSASSCSGFAVGSVDGRVAVEVSASSTSKNTAYTFRCHPRAKNGNHHLVSVNDIVFNPCVLGAFVTGDNEGYVAAWDFQNRRRLFELPRFPNGVASMSYNKNGDLLAIAASYSYQEADELVEPPQIFVYNMDEDWFGSASTGRRKNDHISRDRKSSVRPFNAIKYNYKKKKSRQHSEGILLYGRPICDPTVVTFEGQFLGNPRLPLSSSICLSFQIQSLCLSPSVSLSVAGQLEAMSDEEHHFESKADAGASKTYPQQAGTIRKNGYIVIKNRPCKVVEVSTSKTGKHGHAKCHFVAIDIFNGKKLEDIVPSSHNCDVPHVTRTDYQLIDISEDGFVSLLTENGNTKDDLRLPTDENLLSQIKDGFGDGKDLVVTVMSSMGEEQICALKDIGPK from the exons ATGAAAGGCGCTCGTCTGGAATTCGGGAGCCCCATCAGCGATGCCGTCTCCAGGATTCGGTTCGCTCCTCGGACCAATAACCTCCTTATCTCCTCCTGGGATTCT TGCCTCCGACTATATGATGTGGAAGGCTCTGCGCTGCGGCTGGAAGCTCCCTCACAGGCTGCACTTCTCAATTGCTGTTTCCAGGGGGAGTCTGTTGCTTTTAGTGCCGGCTCTGATTGTGCCATAAGGAG GCATGATATGCATTCAGGAACTCAGGAAATTATGGGCCATCATGATGACATTGCAACCTGTGTTGAACATTCGGATGAATCAT CCATATTAATTACTACGGGCTTGGACAAGATGATAATATTTTGGGACCCGCGACTGAAAAGAGCTCTTGTGTCTAAGAGTTTACAAGTGGAGGTGGAGTCCATCTCACTAGCTGGGTTCGAGTTAATGTTAGCGATGGGATCATCAGCATATTTATATGATTTGCGGAACTTAGATGGACCGCTTCAATCAAAAGAGTCAAAGGTGGATGCTCGAATCAGATGCATAAGCTCGGCTTCTTCATGTAGTG GATTTGCGGTTGGATCTGTAGATGGGCGGGTAGCTGTGGAGGTTTCTGCATCATCTACTTCAAAAAATACTGC ATATACATTTCGGTGCCATCCTCGGGCAAAGAATGGAAATCATCATTTAGTGTCAGTGAACGATATTGTATTCAATCCTTG CGTCCTTGGTGCTTTTGTTACCGGTGACAACGAGGGCTATGTTGCTGCATGGGATTTTCAGAATAGGAGAAGATTATTTGAG CTGCCTAGGTTCCCAAATGGCGTAGCATCGATGTCGTATAACAAAAACGGAGATCTCTTGGCCATAGCAGCAAGCTACTCATACCAAGAAGCTGATGAACT GGTGGAACCTCCCcaaatatttgtatataaCATGGATGAAGATTGGTTCGGCTCTGCTTCTACTGGTCGACGGAAAAACGACCATATATCTCGAGATAGAAAAT CCTCTGTGCGTCCTTTCAACGccattaaatataattataaaaaaaaaaagtcaagaCAGCACAGTGAGGGCATCTTACTTTACGGCCGTCCGATCTGTGATCCGACGGTGGTCACGTTCGAGGGTCAATTTTTAGGAAACCCTAGACTCCCACTTTCTTCCTCAATTTGCCTCTCGTTTCAGATCCAAAGTCTCTGTCTTTCTCCCTCTGTCTCCCTCTCGGTCGCAGGTCAGCTCGAAGCTATGTCGGACGAGGAGCACCACTTCGAGTCGAAGGCCGACGCCGGAGCGTCCAAGACCTACCCCCAGCAGGCCGGTACCATCCGTAAGAACGGCTATATCGTCATCAAGAACAGGCCTTGCAAG GTTGTTGAGGTTTCTACATCCAAAACTGGGAAGCATGGTCACGCTAAGTGCCACTTTGTTGCAATTGATATCTTCAATGGCAAGAAGCTTGAGGATATTGTCCCATCCTCCCACAACTGTGAT GTTCCCCATGTTACCCGTACCGACTACCAGTTGATTGACATCTCTGAGGATGGATTT GTGAGTCTGCTGACGGAGAATGGTAACACAAAGGATGACCTGAGGCTTCCAACCGATGAAAATCTGCTTTCGCAG ATCAAGGATGGATTCGGCGATGGGAAAGACCTGGTTGTGACTGTGATGTCGTCAATGGGAGAGGAGCAGATCTGTGCCCTCAAGGACATTGGCCCCAAGTAG